One segment of Prionailurus bengalensis isolate Pbe53 chromosome X, Fcat_Pben_1.1_paternal_pri, whole genome shotgun sequence DNA contains the following:
- the RPL10 gene encoding 60S ribosomal protein L10 isoform X2 translates to MGRRPARCYRYCKNKPYPKSRFCRGVPDAKIRIFDLGRKKAKVDEFPLCGHMVSDEYEQLSSEALEAARICANKYMVKSCGKDGFHIRVRLHPFHVIRINKMLSCAGADRYAGCLWKAPGHSGQGPHWPSHHVHPYQVAEQGACD, encoded by the exons ATGGGCCGCCGCCCCGCCCGGTG ttACCGGTATTGTAAGAACAAGCCGTATCCAAAGTCTCGTTTCTGCAGAGGTGTCCCTG ATGCCAAGATCCGAATTTTTGACCTGGGGCGTAAGAAGGCAAAAGTGGATGAGTTCCCACTGTGTGGCCACATGGTGTCAGATGAATACGAGCAGCTCTCCTCTGAAG CCCTGGAGGCTGCCCGAATTTGTGCCAACAAGTACATGGTGAAAAGCTGTGGCAAAGATGGTTTTCACATCCGGGTGCGGCTCCACCCTTTCCATGTCATCCGTATCAACAAGATGTTGTCCTGTGCTGGAGCTGACAG GTATGCGGGGTGCCTTTGGAAAGCCCCAGGGCACAGTGGCCAGGGTCCACATTGGCCAAGTCATCATGTCCATCCGTACCAAGTTGCAGAACAAGGAGCATGTGATTGA
- the RPL10 gene encoding 60S ribosomal protein L10 isoform X1 — MGRRPARCYRYCKNKPYPKSRFCRGVPDAKIRIFDLGRKKAKVDEFPLCGHMVSDEYEQLSSEALEAARICANKYMVKSCGKDGFHIRVRLHPFHVIRINKMLSCAGADRLQTGMRGAFGKPQGTVARVHIGQVIMSIRTKLQNKEHVIEALRRAKFKFPGRQKIHISKKWGFTKFNADEFEDMVAEKRLIPDGCGVKYIPNRGPLDKWRALHS; from the exons ATGGGCCGCCGCCCCGCCCGGTG ttACCGGTATTGTAAGAACAAGCCGTATCCAAAGTCTCGTTTCTGCAGAGGTGTCCCTG ATGCCAAGATCCGAATTTTTGACCTGGGGCGTAAGAAGGCAAAAGTGGATGAGTTCCCACTGTGTGGCCACATGGTGTCAGATGAATACGAGCAGCTCTCCTCTGAAG CCCTGGAGGCTGCCCGAATTTGTGCCAACAAGTACATGGTGAAAAGCTGTGGCAAAGATGGTTTTCACATCCGGGTGCGGCTCCACCCTTTCCATGTCATCCGTATCAACAAGATGTTGTCCTGTGCTGGAGCTGACAG GCTCCAGACAGGTATGCGGGGTGCCTTTGGAAAGCCCCAGGGCACAGTGGCCAGGGTCCACATTGGCCAAGTCATCATGTCCATCCGTACCAAGTTGCAGAACAAGGAGCATGTGATTGAGGCCCTACGTAGGGCCAAGTTCAAGTTCCCTGGCCGCCAGAAG ATCCACATTTCCAAGAAGTGGGGCTTTACTAAGTTTAACGCGGACGAATTTGAAGACATGGTGGCTGAAAAGCGGCTCATCCCAGATGGCTGTGGGGTCAAATACATCCCTAATCGTGGCCCCTTGGACAAATggcgggctctgcactcatgA
- the DNASE1L1 gene encoding deoxyribonuclease-1-like 1 gives MHYPAVLLLLLPGGVEAFRICAFNAQRLTLAKAAREHVMDTLVRILVRCDIMVLQEVVDSSGSAMSLLLRELNRFDESGSYTLLSSPSLGRSTYMEKYVYVYRSHKTQVLDSYVYNDEDDLFAREPFVAQFTFPSKVLPSLVLVPLHTSPKAVEKELNALYDVFLDVSKHWQSKDMILLGDFNADCASLTKKRIGELVLRTQEGFHWVIPDGEDTTVRASTHCAYDRIVLHGERCQSLLRSAAAFDFPGSFGLTEEEALNVSDHYPVEVELSRAARRVQPLGLAAALLLLLLLP, from the exons ATGCATTACCCAGCGGTGCTCCTGCTTCTCCTGCCCGGTGGGGTCGAGGCCTTTCGCATCTGTGCCTTCAATGCCCAGCGGCTGACGCTCGCGAAGGCTGCCAGGGAACATGTGATGGACACGTTGGTCCGG ATCCTGGTTCGCTGTGATATCATGGTGCTTCAGGAAGTAGTGGACTCTTCTGGCAGTGCTATGTCCCTCCTGCTTCGAGAACTCAATCG ATTTGATGAGTCCGGGTCCTACACCTTGCTGAGCAGCCCCTCGCTGGGGCGCAGCACGTACATGGAGAAGTACGTGTACGTCTACCG GTCACACAAGACACAGGTCCTGGATTCCTACGTGTACAATGACGAGGATGATCTCTTTGCCCGGGAGCCCTTTGTGGCCCAGTTCACCTTCCCCAGCAAGg TCCTCCCCAGCCTGGTGCTGGTCCCGCTGCACACCAGTCCGAAGGCCGTGGAGAAAGAGCTGAACGCCCTGTATGATGTGTTTCTGGACGTCTCCAAGCACTGGCAGAGCAAG GACATGATCTTGCTTGGGGACTTCAACGCTGACTGCGCCTCGCTGACCAAAAAGCGCATAGGTGAGCTGGTGCTGAGGACTCAGGAAGGCTTCCATTGGGTGATCCCTGACGGGGAGGACACCACGGTGCGCGCCAGCACCCACTGCGCGTATGACCGCATCGTGCTGCACGGCGAGCGCTGCCAGAGCCTGCTGCGCTCCGCTGCCGCCTTTGACTTCCCCGGGAGCTTCGGACTCACCGAGGAGGAG GCCCTCAACGTCAGCGACCACTACCCTGTGGAAGTGGAGCTGAGCCGGGCGGCACGCAGGGTCCAGCCTCTCGGCCTGGCCGCCgctctgttgctgctgctgctgcttccctaA